One window of the Dermacentor andersoni chromosome 10, qqDerAnde1_hic_scaffold, whole genome shotgun sequence genome contains the following:
- the LOC126543784 gene encoding uncharacterized protein, whose amino-acid sequence MATYTCDLCRTLRSAATPHLRHLPAPGQRMRFEAARGTNGVGELAASTEGLATTEGSGDIADVGENLPAPKSPFVYLCSVCQDLVSSEKQESIGVRTIGQDQAVVQRGEADDSAVAPPLPLWSSLSAAPSAAMPSHGMRTPPGGERISGDAVCAVNVADSAATEVDGSQSDWQSTSSHRGFRQTQLKSGYGNLASPIPGVADDARAVAASELLGLVEQAFCHQGNEADKDLMETPQCPLLNRDGLDDHSRRRSQPGRHKWQELSFENAGNAFAEGPVCHEEKMDYQETKEEHLVTPKRDAGDYFGDPTPRMSRLTTLLAAQCACKLLGKRTQPELLDDESPCPIAPKVAITTKSSGQHQLCEASEQPAFSDAGRCWRPSTEQAQNDVLHDDSDDTLEPLMSKLADLTIDAQCTKRWHVVPKYEQLRADGTNVLKPVARKLEDMKMSP is encoded by the exons ATGGCCACCTACACGTGCGACCTGTGCCGAACCCTCCGTTCCGCTGCGACTCCACACCTGCGCCACCTTCCCGCTCCAGGGCAACGCATGCGGTTCGAAGCGGCGCGTGGCACCAACGGGGTGGGCGAACTTGCCGCGTCCACCGAGGGGTTGGCCACAACCGAAGGAAGTGGAGACATAGCCGACGTCGGCGAGAACCTCCCAGCACCGAAGTCTCCCTTTGTCTACCTTTGTAGCGTATGCCAAGACCTGGTCAGCTCAGAAAAACAAGAGAGTATTGGCGTAAGA ACTATCGGACAGGATCAAGCTGTCGTGCAAAGAGGAGAAGCAGATGACTCAGCAgtagcgccgccgctgccgctctGGTCTTCATTATCGGCTGCCCCGTCTGCAGCAATGCCGAGTCACGGCATGAGGACGCCGCCAGGCGGCGAACGGATCTCTGGCGATGCGGTTTGCGCTGTCAACGTTGCCGACAGTGCGGCAACTGAAGTGGACGGATCGCAATCCGACTGGCAGTCCACGAGCTCGCATCGGGGTTTCCGGCAGACGCAACTGAAGTCTGGATACGGAAACTTGGCGTCGCCGATTCCAGGAGTAGCGGATGACGCGAGAGCTGTGGCCGCCAGTGAGCTG CTGGGTCTGGTGGAGCAAGCCTTCTGCCACCAAGGcaacgaagcggacaaggacttGATGGAGACCCCGCAGTGCCCTCTTCTGAATCGAGACGGCCTGGATGACCACTCACGACGACGGAGTCAACCTGGACGGCATAAGTGGCAAGAACTGTCCTTTGAGAACGCAGGCAACGCCTTTGCAGAAGGACCAGTCTGCCATGAGGAAAAGATGGACTACCAGGAGACAAAGGAGGAACATCTGGTCACTCCAAAGAGGGACGCGGGCGATTACTTCGGAGACCCGACGCCAAGGATGTCAAGACTGACAACACTGCTGGCGGCGCAATGTGCTTGCAAACTTCTG GGGAAGAGAACTCAACCAGAGCTGCTCGATGACGAAAGCCCCTGCCCCATTGCTCCCAAAGTGGCGATCACCACAAAATCATCGGGACAGCATCAGCTCTGCGAGGCTTCCGAGCAACCAGCATTTTCTGACGCCGGCCGCTGCTGGAGACCATCCACAGAACAGGCACAGAACGACGTCCTCCACGACGACTCGGACGACACCTTGGAACCCTTGATGTCGAAGCTCGCAGACTTGACGATCGATGCACAGTGCACGAAACGGTGGCACGTTGTCCCTAAGTATGAACAGCTACGCGCAGACGGCACTAACGTCTTGAAACCGGTGGCGCGCAAACTGGAAGACATGAAAATGAGCCCATAG